A genome region from Pseudanabaena sp. Chao 1811 includes the following:
- a CDS encoding PAS domain S-box protein, which translates to MSAKNREVSIEQAIVREPLTIAANATVAEAIALMSSSAKTCNLFCGIDSEPSLQLAHAQNSCILVTEANKLVGILTERDLIKLCGQIANVEPNQNAEGVGQNLSETAIAEVMSFPVYALLEWEFTDIFVAINRFQRYNIRHLPLVNDRGELVGLVTHESLRQLLRPIDMLRLLVVNEVMVTDVVCAQPTDSVARIANLMSEHQVSSVVIVEQKNCNLFPLGIVTESDIVQYLALELNLSQTEAQMVMSFPAIAVQPKETLWTVRELMQERMINHILVTNADGQMVGIITQSSILKTLQPMEVYKLATALETKILRLEQENQELRKSQNKLPDKLPEIKTPDSPDNRQSETSETNLDSHDMFRQFAENSHGVIVIREVSGKLLYVSPAYEAIWGKSCESLYQDPNSWMDIIHPEDIDRVIQAYTVAANSGYFSEEYRIIRPDGETRWLWSRCFPIKNIDGENYRMAAIVEDISDRKQAELALRESESKQKALINALPDLILRISSDGTFLEFIATDTFEVLGDESLIGKSIYSDDLPLRLTEARMQYIAEALRTGNIQVYDQEITINGKLHIEEVRIAVCGENEVLVIVRDISERKSTEIALKESEQRLKSSESLLSGMFERSVVGMAITDMNGKFVRTNPFYQEMVGYSDSELKEMRFTDNMLPEDIEENLRLRNLVLSGESEGYQMEKRLLHRDGHVIWVRTTSSIIVDDTGSPPLFIGVIEDISDRKQAEESLQSLVEGAKTHTGERFLPALVEYIANALGVLHVSIGKQHNDCLELIVVWADGQIQAPSIIPLKHSPCNLTISEGKFFCATNLQQKFPECEFIRSLEATSYFGIAITNSKGETIGNLCILDDKPIRNIQRANAMLQVFAARVSAELERQEAIAELYQLNQQLESRVEQRTRELKYANQQLIVEMAERQKLIALVENSTDFIALADSDGRINYVNSAGRELLGLPSNHQTLTLFDLHFPEDHPEVKRNILDAVAQDSTWEGEFRLRHYQTHAVIPVLFSAFPVQNSWIDETLSLACIVKDISDRKKAEEIVLQTNEELIRTNKELARATRLKDEFLANMSHELRTPLNAILGMSEGLLSSVFGDINERQKRSLSLIETSGRHLLELINDILDVAKIGAGKLKLEIHSVAIEHLCKSSLSFVKQMANQKNIQLRLSIQPNLGTITVDERRIRQALINLLSNAVKFTPTTGQVCLEVKLVQTEDSDNHEFPYTLIFSVIDTGIGIAPENLNKLFQTFVQIDSSLSRQYTGTGLGLTLVKQIAELHDGRVSVTSQVGQGSCFSILLPHTGKIRLPKALPSNYPLTNSSNANDLEENLNYDLEIDLPINPLILLAEDNPTNTETFNDYLSNRGYRLILATNGQEAIDLAIEQIPDLILMDIQMPIVDGLEAIQQIRANPKSRHIPIVALTALAMPSDRDRCFQAGADEYIAKPVKLAQLAIIIQQQLKKVRT; encoded by the coding sequence ATGTCTGCAAAAAATAGAGAAGTATCTATCGAACAGGCTATTGTGCGCGAGCCATTAACGATCGCTGCAAATGCAACAGTTGCCGAGGCGATCGCTTTAATGAGTTCAAGTGCTAAAACTTGCAACTTATTTTGTGGTATTGACTCAGAGCCAAGCTTACAGCTAGCCCATGCTCAAAATAGCTGCATTTTAGTGACAGAGGCAAATAAACTTGTTGGCATCTTGACGGAAAGGGACTTAATCAAGCTCTGTGGTCAGATTGCCAATGTTGAGCCAAATCAAAATGCGGAGGGGGTGGGGCAGAATCTCTCAGAAACAGCGATCGCTGAAGTGATGAGCTTTCCCGTTTATGCACTTTTAGAATGGGAATTCACCGATATATTTGTAGCCATTAATCGCTTTCAGCGCTATAACATTCGGCATTTACCGTTGGTTAATGATCGTGGCGAACTTGTGGGACTAGTTACCCATGAAAGTTTGCGCCAATTATTGCGACCCATTGATATGCTGCGGTTGCTGGTAGTTAATGAGGTAATGGTTACGGATGTTGTTTGTGCCCAGCCAACAGATTCGGTTGCCCGCATCGCTAATTTAATGTCAGAACATCAAGTCAGTTCTGTAGTCATTGTCGAACAGAAAAATTGTAATTTATTCCCTTTAGGAATTGTTACTGAAAGCGATATTGTTCAATACTTGGCGCTAGAGCTAAATCTATCGCAAACCGAAGCACAAATGGTGATGAGTTTTCCTGCTATTGCCGTACAACCCAAAGAAACCCTTTGGACGGTAAGAGAACTCATGCAGGAACGTATGATTAACCATATTCTGGTTACCAATGCCGATGGACAGATGGTAGGAATTATTACCCAAAGTTCTATCCTCAAAACACTACAACCAATGGAGGTTTATAAATTAGCTACAGCTTTAGAAACGAAAATATTACGTCTCGAACAAGAAAATCAGGAATTACGGAAAAGTCAGAATAAATTACCAGATAAATTGCCAGAGATTAAGACTCCCGACAGTCCAGACAATAGGCAGTCAGAAACTTCAGAGACAAACTTGGATAGCCATGACATGTTTCGTCAGTTTGCCGAGAATAGTCATGGGGTTATTGTGATCCGCGAAGTATCGGGTAAGTTGCTGTATGTCAGCCCTGCATACGAGGCTATATGGGGCAAATCCTGTGAGAGTCTCTATCAAGATCCGAACTCTTGGATGGATATCATTCATCCTGAAGATATTGATCGCGTTATACAGGCCTATACAGTTGCAGCGAATTCTGGTTACTTTAGCGAAGAGTATCGAATTATTCGTCCTGATGGAGAGACCCGATGGCTTTGGAGTCGATGTTTTCCTATCAAAAATATTGATGGAGAAAACTATCGAATGGCGGCAATTGTTGAAGATATTAGCGATCGCAAACAAGCTGAACTTGCTTTGAGAGAAAGTGAAAGTAAGCAAAAAGCCTTGATCAATGCTCTGCCAGATTTAATTTTGCGAATATCTAGCGATGGAACTTTTCTAGAGTTTATTGCAACTGATACTTTTGAGGTGTTAGGGGATGAAAGTTTAATTGGCAAAAGTATTTATAGTGATGATTTGCCATTGCGATTGACAGAAGCCCGAATGCAATATATTGCTGAGGCATTGCGAACAGGGAATATTCAAGTTTACGACCAAGAAATTACGATTAATGGCAAACTTCACATTGAGGAAGTTCGGATTGCAGTTTGTGGAGAGAATGAAGTTTTAGTCATTGTTCGAGATATTAGTGAGCGCAAAAGTACGGAAATCGCTTTAAAGGAAAGTGAACAACGATTAAAATCGAGCGAATCTCTGTTAAGTGGGATGTTTGAACGCTCGGTTGTGGGCATGGCAATTACTGATATGAATGGAAAGTTCGTGAGGACGAATCCCTTTTATCAAGAAATGGTTGGCTATTCGGACAGTGAATTGAAAGAGATGCGATTTACTGACAATATGCTGCCTGAAGATATAGAAGAGAACTTGCGATTGCGAAACCTTGTTTTGTCGGGGGAGAGTGAAGGCTACCAAATGGAAAAGCGACTCTTACATCGCGATGGTCACGTCATTTGGGTAAGAACCACAAGTTCGATTATTGTAGATGATACAGGCAGTCCACCCCTATTCATCGGCGTAATTGAAGATATTAGCGATCGCAAACAAGCGGAAGAATCTCTACAAAGTCTCGTTGAAGGTGCTAAGACCCACACAGGGGAGAGATTTTTGCCTGCATTAGTAGAATATATTGCCAACGCTTTAGGGGTTCTCCATGTTTCGATTGGCAAACAACATAATGACTGTCTGGAGTTAATTGTCGTTTGGGCAGATGGGCAAATACAGGCTCCATCAATTATTCCTTTAAAACACTCTCCCTGTAACTTAACTATTTCTGAAGGGAAGTTTTTCTGTGCTACAAATTTACAACAAAAGTTTCCTGAATGCGAATTCATTAGAAGTTTGGAAGCAACTTCTTACTTTGGGATAGCAATTACGAATAGTAAAGGAGAAACTATCGGCAATCTATGTATTCTTGACGACAAGCCAATCAGAAATATCCAGCGTGCAAATGCAATGCTACAGGTTTTTGCCGCTAGGGTCAGTGCTGAACTCGAACGACAAGAAGCGATCGCCGAGCTTTATCAACTCAATCAGCAATTAGAATCAAGGGTTGAGCAGCGTACTCGTGAACTTAAATATGCTAATCAGCAACTAATTGTGGAAATGGCAGAACGCCAAAAATTAATTGCACTGGTGGAAAATAGCACTGACTTTATTGCTTTAGCTGATAGTGACGGACGTATAAACTATGTCAATAGCGCAGGTCGTGAATTATTAGGGCTTCCATCGAATCACCAAACTCTGACACTCTTTGATCTCCACTTCCCTGAAGACCATCCAGAAGTAAAGCGAAATATCCTTGATGCAGTTGCACAGGACAGCACATGGGAAGGGGAGTTTCGTTTGCGCCACTATCAAACCCATGCAGTAATACCAGTCCTATTTAGCGCATTTCCTGTACAAAATTCATGGATTGATGAGACACTTTCCCTTGCCTGTATTGTTAAGGATATTAGCGATCGCAAGAAAGCTGAAGAAATAGTACTTCAAACTAATGAAGAATTAATTCGGACGAACAAAGAGCTAGCTCGTGCTACGAGGCTAAAAGATGAATTTCTTGCCAATATGAGTCATGAATTGCGAACTCCCCTGAATGCCATTTTAGGAATGTCTGAAGGTCTACTATCGAGTGTGTTTGGGGATATCAATGAGCGACAAAAGCGATCGCTATCACTGATCGAAACTAGTGGTAGGCATTTGCTAGAGTTAATTAATGACATCTTGGATGTTGCCAAAATCGGCGCAGGCAAGCTCAAACTAGAAATTCACTCCGTTGCGATCGAGCATCTATGCAAGTCGAGCCTGAGCTTTGTAAAGCAAATGGCAAACCAAAAAAATATTCAATTGAGATTGTCGATCCAGCCAAACTTAGGGACAATTACCGTAGATGAGCGACGCATCAGGCAAGCCTTGATCAATTTACTGAGTAACGCTGTAAAGTTTACGCCAACGACTGGTCAGGTCTGTTTAGAAGTCAAGCTAGTCCAGACAGAAGACTCAGACAACCATGAATTTCCCTATACGCTCATTTTTTCAGTAATTGATACAGGTATTGGGATCGCTCCTGAAAATCTCAATAAATTATTCCAAACATTTGTTCAGATTGATAGCAGCCTGAGTCGCCAATATACGGGGACTGGGCTAGGCTTAACATTAGTCAAGCAGATTGCAGAGTTGCATGATGGTCGAGTCAGCGTAACTAGTCAAGTTGGGCAAGGTAGTTGCTTCTCTATATTACTGCCCCACACAGGTAAGATCCGATTACCCAAAGCATTACCTTCTAACTATCCTTTGACAAATAGTAGTAATGCTAATGATTTAGAGGAGAATTTAAATTATGACTTAGAAATTGATCTACCAATTAATCCTTTAATTTTGTTGGCAGAAGATAACCCCACCAATACAGAAACCTTTAATGATTATTTGTCTAACCGAGGCTATCGCCTGATTTTGGCAACTAATGGTCAAGAAGCTATTGATTTAGCGATCGAGCAGATTCCTGACTTGATCCTCATGGATATTCAGATGCCTATAGTAGATGGCTTAGAGGCAATTCAGCAGATTCGGGCAAACCCTAAATCTCGACATATTCCGATTGTGGCTTTGACCGCTTTAGCCATGCCTAGCGATCGCGATAGATGCTTTCAGGCAGGAGCCGATGAATATATCGCAAAACCAGTTAAACTAGCGCAACTAGCTATTATCATTCAACAACAACTAAAAAAAGTTAGGACTTAG
- a CDS encoding hybrid sensor histidine kinase/response regulator yields the protein MKNSPSILIVDDEPNNFDVIEALLDSEDYDLNYASNGYKALERLEIFQPDVILLDVMMPELNGIEVCKKIKANAQWKAIPIIMVTALTSKEDMAQCLDAGASDFLSKPVNGLELRARIKSMIRIKQQYDDLETLLQMREDMVHMIVHDLRNPLTTILLSAELLSDPYLPESRKPEKIERIARGGHRLQSLIDSLLLMAKIEAGKMVLKYTSADLNQMCLALVEDFDAIATQKKLKLVLNLPDKKLINIDLPVFRRILDNLLSNAIKFSPANSEITISVEYPDSGGVSISMADQGVGISEDMKSVIFEKYEIGTPIQNTSQLGLGLAFCKLAIEAHGGSIAVQNNEPNGSVFTIAIP from the coding sequence ATGAAAAATTCTCCTTCTATTCTGATTGTCGATGACGAGCCAAATAACTTTGACGTGATTGAGGCACTTTTGGATAGTGAAGATTATGATCTCAATTATGCTTCTAATGGATATAAGGCTCTAGAGCGTCTAGAAATATTTCAGCCTGATGTCATCCTCTTGGATGTCATGATGCCAGAATTAAATGGAATAGAAGTATGTAAAAAGATTAAGGCAAATGCCCAATGGAAGGCAATTCCCATCATTATGGTCACAGCGCTAACGTCAAAAGAAGACATGGCGCAATGTCTAGATGCGGGCGCTAGTGATTTTTTAAGCAAGCCTGTTAATGGATTAGAGCTACGGGCAAGGATCAAATCGATGATTCGGATCAAGCAGCAATACGATGATCTCGAGACTCTCCTACAGATGCGTGAAGATATGGTGCATATGATCGTCCATGATTTACGCAATCCTCTAACAACGATCTTGCTTTCCGCCGAACTTTTGAGTGATCCATATTTACCTGAATCCCGCAAACCCGAAAAAATTGAACGGATTGCCCGTGGTGGTCATCGTCTGCAATCTCTGATTGACAGTTTGTTATTAATGGCAAAGATTGAAGCTGGCAAGATGGTTCTGAAATATACCAGTGCCGATCTCAATCAAATGTGTTTGGCTTTGGTTGAAGATTTTGACGCGATCGCGACCCAAAAGAAATTAAAATTAGTCCTCAATTTACCTGACAAGAAGTTAATAAATATTGATTTACCCGTATTTAGACGGATTCTCGATAACTTACTATCTAATGCGATCAAATTCTCGCCAGCCAATAGCGAAATTACAATTAGTGTTGAATATCCTGACTCTGGTGGCGTAAGTATTAGCATGGCAGATCAGGGTGTGGGGATTAGTGAGGACATGAAGTCCGTAATTTTTGAGAAATACGAAATCGGTACACCCATTCAAAACACGTCCCAATTGGGCTTAGGATTAGCATTTTGTAAGCTCGCGATCGAGGCGCATGGTGGCAGCATTGCTGTGCAAAATAATGAGCCAAACGGATCGGTTTTTACGATCGCAATCCCATAA
- a CDS encoding UDP-N-acetylmuramoyl-tripeptide--D-alanyl-D-alanine ligase, which yields MTFICTISQAIAITSATVANIDENAQTNTEVRGVVSDSRKLKAGELFVALTGENFDGHGFVAAAIAQGAVAAIVSQEWANSAAAQGLPVLAVGNTLAAYQDLARWWRSQFLRPVVSVTGSVGKTTTKEIIASMLACYVAPNKQVHKSQANHNNDIGVAQTLLAIVPEQHDFVVVEMGMRGLGEIERLARTALPTVSVITNVGTAHIGRLGSREAIAQAKCELLAETPIHGTAILNASNPLLLETASKVWQGKTITYGLGVGDVNGELIDDQLHVEGLTWDLPLPGRHNALNFLAGLAVLKALNLDWQQTRQGIGKLDLPFGRAQLYQLPQDVTILDETYNASPEGMLAALRQLSDMPAKRHWAVLGTMKELGEMSTQLHRQIGESISKLGIEGAIILADGEADAILAGANGSLKYAISCQSYEEITQTLLQKVESGDRILFKASRSVGMDRVVEAFRKTWQ from the coding sequence ATGACCTTTATTTGTACGATTAGCCAAGCGATCGCCATTACATCGGCAACAGTAGCTAATATTGATGAAAATGCACAAACCAACACAGAGGTAAGGGGCGTTGTTTCCGATAGTCGCAAGCTCAAAGCTGGTGAGTTATTTGTGGCATTAACTGGCGAAAATTTTGATGGTCATGGTTTTGTGGCAGCAGCGATCGCCCAAGGGGCAGTGGCTGCGATCGTTAGTCAGGAGTGGGCAAATTCAGCAGCAGCACAGGGATTACCTGTACTCGCGGTAGGTAATACGCTTGCGGCTTATCAGGACTTGGCACGATGGTGGCGATCGCAGTTTTTGCGCCCCGTTGTATCGGTGACAGGCTCCGTCGGTAAAACGACAACTAAAGAAATAATTGCGAGTATGCTGGCTTGCTATGTCGCACCAAATAAGCAAGTCCATAAAAGCCAAGCCAATCATAATAATGATATTGGGGTTGCCCAAACGCTATTGGCGATCGTCCCAGAGCAGCATGATTTTGTGGTCGTAGAAATGGGGATGCGTGGTTTAGGGGAAATCGAGCGTCTCGCCAGAACGGCTTTACCAACGGTGAGTGTGATTACCAATGTTGGCACAGCGCATATTGGCAGATTAGGCTCCCGTGAGGCGATCGCCCAAGCTAAATGTGAACTGCTGGCGGAGACTCCCATTCATGGAACCGCAATTCTTAATGCTAGTAATCCCCTATTACTAGAAACCGCTAGCAAGGTTTGGCAAGGGAAAACGATTACTTACGGGCTTGGTGTTGGCGATGTCAATGGCGAACTGATCGACGATCAACTCCATGTTGAAGGTTTAACATGGGATCTGCCCTTACCTGGCCGTCACAATGCTTTGAATTTTTTGGCAGGCTTAGCAGTTCTCAAGGCTCTAAATCTCGATTGGCAACAGACCAGACAAGGAATTGGGAAACTTGATCTCCCCTTTGGTAGGGCGCAACTGTATCAATTACCCCAAGATGTCACTATTCTTGATGAAACCTACAATGCTTCCCCAGAGGGGATGTTGGCAGCTTTGCGGCAATTGTCCGATATGCCCGCTAAACGTCACTGGGCAGTTCTCGGCACAATGAAGGAATTAGGGGAGATGTCTACACAGCTACATCGTCAAATCGGTGAATCGATTAGTAAATTGGGCATCGAGGGGGCAATCATTTTAGCGGATGGGGAAGCCGATGCTATTCTCGCTGGTGCAAATGGCTCCCTCAAATATGCGATCTCCTGTCAGTCCTACGAGGAAATTACCCAAACCCTTTTGCAAAAAGTCGAAAGTGGCGATCGGATTCTCTTTAAAGCTTCGCGATCGGTCGGGATGGATCGCGTTGTCGAAGCTTTTCGCAAAACTTGGCAATAG